One Ahaetulla prasina isolate Xishuangbanna chromosome 1, ASM2864084v1, whole genome shotgun sequence DNA window includes the following coding sequences:
- the LOC131190514 gene encoding centromere protein J-like isoform X1: MAQPEEHKWEDPVSHRETSLLAQMKDEQAKAMDFLSRRQINQYDAVQAQSSHLLDECKSQVTLNVDREKPECQAPVPAIKKEEESEQIRMLKKQIAGLQEEFRRNKIHWQAAHSRLRSQVEALTKQNLDLQDELGMSEHQKMETQRKHGALDIINRRSETPLSAAILRGTSSQESVEERLLQDNHKSLIDVHVRRKISFDDLAHSERNAQAARRALLRSETLKTARGEQRTRSPSKMLNNRSFTPTGQRTPHRTPFQIQKASLQLTSNQQQNHGRNTPISESNQGVDKNTAPVLYVKGICSPTSGASEDASFSNSLNADILNSTSLTDMKIQMMEDLGHKRAQRFKKASRPKSVPANGRKTPEGNLSTFEKTEKKPTLLRRASSCTEDKVGGEVKEEIKYLDGKVKQLFTDGHRITIYPNGTKMEISTDKKTATVTFYNGDVKKILADQTVIYYYADAQTSRTIYPDGLEVLQFPNDQIEKYHPDGTEEIIFPNQTVKRRYGGGFEETIFPDGTVVKVEKNGDKTIYFRNGQKEIQTAGSKRREYPDGTIKTVYANGQWKTKNVAEQVQMQNDKEALILDE, from the exons ATGGCCCAGCCAGAAGAACACAAATGGGAGGATCCTGTCAGCCACAGAGAAACTTCTCTGTTAGCTCAAATGAAAGACGAGCAAGCAAAAGCAATGGATTTTCTCAG CAGAAGACAAATCAACCAATATGATGCTGTCCAGGCTCAGTCATCACATCTCCTGGATGAATGTAAGAGTCAAGTAACTTTGAACGTtgacagagaaaaaccagaatgtcAGGCGCCTGTGCCAGCTATTAAAAAAGAGGAAGAGTCTGAACAAATAAGA ATGTTGAAGAAGCAAATTGCGGGCCTACAGGAGGAGTTCAGGAGAAACAAGATCCACTGGCAAGCTGCCCACAGCAGGCTAAGGAGTCAAGTGGAAGCACTGACCAAACAGAACCTGGATCTCCAGGATGAGCTTGGAATGTCTGAGCATCAGAAGATGGAAACCCAGAGAAAACATGGAGCACTGGATATTATTAACAGAAGATCAGAAACGCCG CTTTCTGCTGCTATCTTGAGAGGGACATCCTCCCAAGAGTCTGTAGAAGAGAGACTGTTGCAAGATAACCACAAGAGTCTCATTGATGTCCATGTGAGAAGGAAAATATCATTTGATGATTTGGCTCATAGTGAGAGGAATGCCCAG GCAGCCAGAAGGGCATTGCTGAGGTCTGAGACACTGAAAACTGCAAGAGGAGAACAAAGAACAAGGAGCCCATCTAAAATGCTGAATAATAGAAGTTTCACCCCTACTGGTCAGAGGACACCCCATCGAACACCATTTCAAATTCAGAAA GCCTCACTTCAGTTGACTTCTAACCAGCAACAAAACCATGGAAGAAACACACCCATATCGGAGTCTAACCAGGGCGTAGACAAGAATACTGCTCCAGTTTTGTATGTAAAAG GCATATGCTCTCCCACCTCAGGTGCTTCAGAAGATGCATCATTTTCAAATAGCCTAAATGCTGACATTTTAAACTCCACATCTTTGACTGATATGAAAATTCAG ATGATGGAAGATCTTGGCCATAAAAGGGCTCAGAGGTTCAAGAAGGCCTCTAGGCCAAAGAGTGTCCCTGCAAATGGAaggaaaacacctgaaggcaatcTTTCTACATTTGAGAAGACTGAAAAAAAG CCAACGTTACTCAGAAGAGCATCATCTTGTACTGAAGACAAGGTTGGTGGAGAAGTGAAAGAAGAAATTAAGTATCTAGATGGAAAG GTAAAGCAGCTGTTCACCGATGGACACAGAATTACTATATACCCCAATGGAACAAAGATGGAAATTAGTACTGATAAAAAGACAGCTACTGTTACTTTTTACAATGGCGATGTTAAAAAGATCTTAGCAGACCAGACAGTG ATTTATTACTATGCAGATGCACAGACAAGCAGGACTATTTATCCAGATGGCTTGGAGGTGCTGCAGTTCCCAAATGATCAGATTG AAAAGTATCATCCTGATGGTACTGAAGAGATCATCTTTCCGAACCAGACAGTGAAACGTCGCTATGGTGGAGGTTTCGAGGAAACTATTTTCccagatggcacagtggttaaagtagaAAA AAATGGAGATAAAACCATCTACTTTCGTAATGGGCAAAAGGAGATCCAAACTGCTGGGTCTAAAAGAAGAGAGTACCCTGATGGTACGATAAAGACTGTGTATGCTAATGGCCAGTGGAAAACCAAAAACGTTGCCGAACAGGTCCAAATGCAGAATGACAAGGAAGCGCTTATTCTGGACGAATGA
- the LOC131190514 gene encoding centromere protein J-like isoform X2, with protein sequence MAQPEEHKWEDPVSHRETSLLAQMKDEQAKAMDFLRRQINQYDAVQAQSSHLLDECKSQVTLNVDREKPECQAPVPAIKKEEESEQIRMLKKQIAGLQEEFRRNKIHWQAAHSRLRSQVEALTKQNLDLQDELGMSEHQKMETQRKHGALDIINRRSETPLSAAILRGTSSQESVEERLLQDNHKSLIDVHVRRKISFDDLAHSERNAQAARRALLRSETLKTARGEQRTRSPSKMLNNRSFTPTGQRTPHRTPFQIQKASLQLTSNQQQNHGRNTPISESNQGVDKNTAPVLYVKGICSPTSGASEDASFSNSLNADILNSTSLTDMKIQMMEDLGHKRAQRFKKASRPKSVPANGRKTPEGNLSTFEKTEKKPTLLRRASSCTEDKVGGEVKEEIKYLDGKVKQLFTDGHRITIYPNGTKMEISTDKKTATVTFYNGDVKKILADQTVIYYYADAQTSRTIYPDGLEVLQFPNDQIEKYHPDGTEEIIFPNQTVKRRYGGGFEETIFPDGTVVKVEKNGDKTIYFRNGQKEIQTAGSKRREYPDGTIKTVYANGQWKTKNVAEQVQMQNDKEALILDE encoded by the exons ATGGCCCAGCCAGAAGAACACAAATGGGAGGATCCTGTCAGCCACAGAGAAACTTCTCTGTTAGCTCAAATGAAAGACGAGCAAGCAAAAGCAATGGATTTTCTCAG AAGACAAATCAACCAATATGATGCTGTCCAGGCTCAGTCATCACATCTCCTGGATGAATGTAAGAGTCAAGTAACTTTGAACGTtgacagagaaaaaccagaatgtcAGGCGCCTGTGCCAGCTATTAAAAAAGAGGAAGAGTCTGAACAAATAAGA ATGTTGAAGAAGCAAATTGCGGGCCTACAGGAGGAGTTCAGGAGAAACAAGATCCACTGGCAAGCTGCCCACAGCAGGCTAAGGAGTCAAGTGGAAGCACTGACCAAACAGAACCTGGATCTCCAGGATGAGCTTGGAATGTCTGAGCATCAGAAGATGGAAACCCAGAGAAAACATGGAGCACTGGATATTATTAACAGAAGATCAGAAACGCCG CTTTCTGCTGCTATCTTGAGAGGGACATCCTCCCAAGAGTCTGTAGAAGAGAGACTGTTGCAAGATAACCACAAGAGTCTCATTGATGTCCATGTGAGAAGGAAAATATCATTTGATGATTTGGCTCATAGTGAGAGGAATGCCCAG GCAGCCAGAAGGGCATTGCTGAGGTCTGAGACACTGAAAACTGCAAGAGGAGAACAAAGAACAAGGAGCCCATCTAAAATGCTGAATAATAGAAGTTTCACCCCTACTGGTCAGAGGACACCCCATCGAACACCATTTCAAATTCAGAAA GCCTCACTTCAGTTGACTTCTAACCAGCAACAAAACCATGGAAGAAACACACCCATATCGGAGTCTAACCAGGGCGTAGACAAGAATACTGCTCCAGTTTTGTATGTAAAAG GCATATGCTCTCCCACCTCAGGTGCTTCAGAAGATGCATCATTTTCAAATAGCCTAAATGCTGACATTTTAAACTCCACATCTTTGACTGATATGAAAATTCAG ATGATGGAAGATCTTGGCCATAAAAGGGCTCAGAGGTTCAAGAAGGCCTCTAGGCCAAAGAGTGTCCCTGCAAATGGAaggaaaacacctgaaggcaatcTTTCTACATTTGAGAAGACTGAAAAAAAG CCAACGTTACTCAGAAGAGCATCATCTTGTACTGAAGACAAGGTTGGTGGAGAAGTGAAAGAAGAAATTAAGTATCTAGATGGAAAG GTAAAGCAGCTGTTCACCGATGGACACAGAATTACTATATACCCCAATGGAACAAAGATGGAAATTAGTACTGATAAAAAGACAGCTACTGTTACTTTTTACAATGGCGATGTTAAAAAGATCTTAGCAGACCAGACAGTG ATTTATTACTATGCAGATGCACAGACAAGCAGGACTATTTATCCAGATGGCTTGGAGGTGCTGCAGTTCCCAAATGATCAGATTG AAAAGTATCATCCTGATGGTACTGAAGAGATCATCTTTCCGAACCAGACAGTGAAACGTCGCTATGGTGGAGGTTTCGAGGAAACTATTTTCccagatggcacagtggttaaagtagaAAA AAATGGAGATAAAACCATCTACTTTCGTAATGGGCAAAAGGAGATCCAAACTGCTGGGTCTAAAAGAAGAGAGTACCCTGATGGTACGATAAAGACTGTGTATGCTAATGGCCAGTGGAAAACCAAAAACGTTGCCGAACAGGTCCAAATGCAGAATGACAAGGAAGCGCTTATTCTGGACGAATGA